The following are from one region of the Hemibagrus wyckioides isolate EC202008001 linkage group LG24, SWU_Hwy_1.0, whole genome shotgun sequence genome:
- the LOC131344913 gene encoding interferon a3-like isoform X1, whose translation MNAKQSWTCLYFLLFFIVQERCDACNWMISQYREKSGFCLSLLKEMGGEIITRHQPFPQMAYNEIDKAKTEDQVRFLAEATEHIVNLFSTVSDVHEMKWDSRALGSFLNILNYRQLKELKECTATYAARPGHSSSERQLKRHFKKLRKSLKKANYSAMSLERIRNVVLHHLLRMDIIAANVRRKLMKN comes from the exons ATGAACGCCAAACAGTCGTGGACGTGTCTTTATTTTCTGCTGTTTTTCATAGTGCAGGAGCGATGCGACGCCTGCAACTGGATGATCAGCCAGTACCGAGAGAAGAGCGGCTTTTGTCTCTCACTGCTGAAGGAAATG ggTGGAGAGATTATTACAAGGCATCAACCATTTCCACAGATGGCATACAATGAAATCGATAAGGCCAAG ACAGAAGACCAAGTGAGGTTTCTGGCTGAGGCCACAGAGCACATCGTCAATCTCTTCAGTACCGTGTCTGAtgtacatgaaatgaaatgggaCAGCAGGGCACTGGGCAGTTTCCTGAACATCCTCAATTATCGGCAGTTAAAAGAGCTTAAAGAATGT ACAGCAACATATGCTGCAAGACCTGGGCACTCATCCAGTGAGAGACAACTGAAAAGACATTTCAAGAAGTTGAGGAAAAGTCTGAAAAAAGCT AACTACAGCGCAATGTCTTTGGAGCGAATCAGGAACGTGGTGTTGCATCACCTTCTGAGGATGGACATCATCGCTGCCAATGTCAGGCGAAAACTAAtgaagaactaa
- the LOC131344913 gene encoding interferon a3-like isoform X2 codes for MISQYREKSGFCLSLLKEMGGEIITRHQPFPQMAYNEIDKAKTEDQVRFLAEATEHIVNLFSTVSDVHEMKWDSRALGSFLNILNYRQLKELKECTATYAARPGHSSSERQLKRHFKKLRKSLKKANYSAMSLERIRNVVLHHLLRMDIIAANVRRKLMKN; via the exons ATGATCAGCCAGTACCGAGAGAAGAGCGGCTTTTGTCTCTCACTGCTGAAGGAAATG ggTGGAGAGATTATTACAAGGCATCAACCATTTCCACAGATGGCATACAATGAAATCGATAAGGCCAAG ACAGAAGACCAAGTGAGGTTTCTGGCTGAGGCCACAGAGCACATCGTCAATCTCTTCAGTACCGTGTCTGAtgtacatgaaatgaaatgggaCAGCAGGGCACTGGGCAGTTTCCTGAACATCCTCAATTATCGGCAGTTAAAAGAGCTTAAAGAATGT ACAGCAACATATGCTGCAAGACCTGGGCACTCATCCAGTGAGAGACAACTGAAAAGACATTTCAAGAAGTTGAGGAAAAGTCTGAAAAAAGCT AACTACAGCGCAATGTCTTTGGAGCGAATCAGGAACGTGGTGTTGCATCACCTTCTGAGGATGGACATCATCGCTGCCAATGTCAGGCGAAAACTAAtgaagaactaa
- the LOC131344816 gene encoding interferon a3-like, translating to MEPMKFVLLLVLVSSVCEAAALPSCRWTSFRLRTLNEESTGLLESMGGRMPLECLEGKNISFPKVSFPEVVSIKITHGSFYFLQNKDLFLMALETLNGVSQIFNNNHTAVTWDREQLRLFQAIIDRQVENLQICVGKKIQRAMDKPANSSTDTLRSYFEKLEERLKEKEFSSCGWEMVRTELLDGLKKLQTFIENKN from the exons ATGGAGCCAATGAAGTTTGTGCTGTTGCTCGTGCTCGtgtcgagtgtgtgtgaagccGCAGCTCTGCCATCCTGCAGGTGGACATCCTTCCGACTCAGAACACTGAATGAGGAGAGCACTGGACTGCTGGAGAGCATG ggTGGTCGAATGCCACTGGAGTGTTTAGAGGGAAAAAACATCTCGTTTCCAAAGGTGTCTTTTCCAGAGGTAG tgaGCATCAAAATAACGCATGgatctttttatttcttacagaATAAAGACTTGTTCTTGATGGCTCTTGAAACTCTTAATGGAGTCTCCCAAATCTTCAATAACAACCACACAGCAGTCACATGGGACAGAGAGCAACTGAGACTCTTCCAGGCCATCATAGATCGACAAGTGGAGAACCTGCAGATTTGT GTAGGGAAAAAGATCCAGAGAGCGATGGACAAACCTGCCAACAGCAGCACCGATACACTCAGGTCCTATTTTGAAAAGTTGGAGGAGCGACTGAAAGAGAAG GAGTTCAGCTCGTGCGGCTGGGAGATGGTGAGAACCGAGCTGCTGGATGGACTCAAGAAGTTGCAGACTTTTATAGAGAACAAGAATTAA
- the LOC131345388 gene encoding interferon a3-like, which translates to MTTTVGKINRQRWCQSENTPLQRITVITVFNILLTVFNMEPMKFVLLLVLVSSVCEAAALPSCRWTSFRLRTLNEESTGLLESMGDVMPLKCLGKREDSFPDDVFIKSQNKDLFLMALETLNGVSQIFNNNHTAVTWDREQLRLFQAIIDRQVENLQICVGKKIQRAMDKPANSSTDTLRSYFAKLEERLKEKEFSSCGWEMVRTELLDGLKKLQTFIENKN; encoded by the exons atgacca CAACTGTGGGCAAAATTAATAGGCAGAGGTGGTGTCAGTCTGAAAACACACCACTTCAGAGGATCACcgtaataactgtgtttaaCATTTTACTCACTGTGTTTAACATGGAACCGATGAAGTTTGTGCTGTTGCTCGTGCTCGtgtcgagtgtgtgtgaagccGCAGCTCTGCCATCCTGCAGGTGGACATCCTTCCGACTCAGAACACTGAACGAGGAGAGCACTGGACTGCTGGAGAGCATG GGTGATGTGATGCCCTTGAAATGTCTGGGGAAAAGAGAAGATTCCTTCCCAGATGATGTGTTTATAAAATCACAG AATAAAGACTTGTTCTTGATGGCTCTTGAAACTCTTAATGGAGTCTCCCAAATCTTCAATAACAACCACACAGCAGTCACATGGGACAGAGAGCAACTGAGACTCTTCCAGGCCATCATAGATCGACAAGTGGAGAACCTGCAGATTTGT GTAGGGAAAAAGATCCAGAGAGCGATGGACAAACCTGCCAACAGCAGCACCGATACACTCAGGTCCTATTTTGCAAAGTTGGAGGAGCGACTGAAAGAGAAG GAGTTCAGCTCGTGCGGCTGGGAGATGGTGAGAACCGAGCTGCTGGATGGACTCAAGAAGTTGCAGACTTTTATAGAGAACAAGAATTAA
- the LOC131344696 gene encoding interferon alpha-7-like produces the protein MAGLHAFTWLCTVIICMAHVCSMPTNCRLQKRLIKECHNILEKMGDRFPLHCLEGSVLVPFPETAFQFNTSQQAVALEKTIYLTLTNIYSLFDEDGVPEQWKNVELFQNIIDRQIEENQCIMNKSQDSQEDFLRREKALKEYFDKILTILKEKNFQVCGWEFVRKEVLITLQFILNKDLEGVLISSRG, from the exons ATGGCAGGTCTTCATGCTTTCACCTGGCTGTGCACTGTGATCATCTGCATGGCACATGTGTGCTCAATGCCTACAAACTGCAGGCTTCAGAAGAGACTGATCAAGGAATGCCACAATATTCTGGAGAAAATG GGAGACAGATTTCCTTTGCATTGCCTGGAAGGCAGTGTTCTTGTCCCGTTTCCCGAGACTGCGTTCCAGTTCAACACGTCTCAACAG GCTGTTGCACTGGAAAAGACTATCTACTTAACACTGACCAACATCTACTCCTTGTTTGATGAAGACGGTGTTCCTGAGCAGTGGAAGAACGTCGAGCTCTTTCAGAACATCATCGACCGCCAGATTGAGGAGAACCAATGT ATTATGAACAAATCTCAAGACTCACAGGAGGACTTCCTCAGGCGTGAAAAGGCACTCAAAGAGTATTTTGACAAAATATTAACGATTTTGAAAGAAAAG AATTTCCAAGTTTGTGGTTGGGAATTTGTCCGAAAGGAGGTCCTCATCACTCTGCAGTTCATCCTGAATAAAGACCTGGAGGGCGTTCTCATTTCCAGCCGTGGCTGA
- the rdm1 gene encoding RAD52 motif-containing protein 1 isoform X1 → MDLEADIIEFRVPTENNKTIFIWEIQPSFSEAFIYESLWSVYSAFGALYLLKVCPNAPVAAPGFYALVKFYSAAQASKAQRATDKQCLFQEVPLKVRLSTKQNPAFLSASQSLSHAKCQDLANHYLGYNGWSTHIITVKDMSKCADIGWSLDPGSQGELLKYGCMVELTLPQHGVTCRGVGVAEEVVDREKSPEEKLWIRGKLMKWAKDKAVVSAFEKVLLIILGNGKVAVECRIDPEELLPDENVEGIIHVNDISWSDFEAAAGEEEELPWNFTMDLSH, encoded by the exons ATGGATCTCGAGGCGGATATCATAGAGTTCAGAGTTCCTACTGAAAACAATAAAACCATCTTTATTTGGGAAATACAGCCATCCTTTTCCGAAGCGTTTATTTAT GAGTCTCTGTGGAGTGTGTATTCTGCATTTGGGGCACTCTACCTGCTGAAGGTGTGTCCCAATGCCCCAGTGGCCGCCCCGGGATTTTATGCACTGGTCAAGTTTTACTCTGCTGCCCAGGCGTCCAAGGCTCAAAGAGCCACAGATAAACAATGTCTGTTCCAGGAAGTTCCTCTCAAA GTTAGACTaagcacaaagcagaacccagcGTTCCTCTCTGCGTCTCAGTCCCTCAGCCATGCTAAGTGCCAAGACCTGGCTAATCATTACCTGGGCTACAATGGCTGGTCTactcacatcatcact GTGAAGGACATGTCAAAGTGTGCAGATATCGGTTGGAGCTTGGATCCAGGCAGCCAGGGAGAGCTGCTGAAATACGGCTGTATGGTGGAGCTGACTCTCCCTCAGCATGGAGTCACGTGCCGTGGGGTTGGTGTTGCTGAGGAAGTGGTTGATCGGGAGAAAA GTCCAGAGGAAAAGCTGTGGATAAGAGGGAAGCTTATGAAATGGGCCAAAGATAAAGCAGTAGTTTCAGCATTTGAGAAAGTGTTACTGATTATTCTTG GTAATGGTAAAGTAGCGGTGGAATGCAGGATCGATCCAGAGGAACTTCTGCCAGATGAGAATGTGGAGGGAATCATCcat GTTAATGATATTTCATGGAGTGACTTTGAGGCTGCTgcaggagaggaagaagaattACCATGGAACTTCACAATGGACCTCTCTCATTAA
- the rdm1 gene encoding RAD52 motif-containing protein 1 isoform X2 yields MDLEADIIEFRVPTENNKTIFIWEIQPSFSEAFIYESLWSVYSAFGALYLLKVCPNAPVAAPGFYALVKFYSAAQASKAQRATDKQCLFQEVPLKVRLSTKQNPAFLSASQSLSHAKCQDLANHYLGYNGWSTHIITVKDMSKCADIGWSLDPGSQGELLKYGCMVELTLPQHGVTCRGVGVAEEVVDREKSPEEKLWIRGKLMKWAKDKAVVSAFEKVLLIILG; encoded by the exons ATGGATCTCGAGGCGGATATCATAGAGTTCAGAGTTCCTACTGAAAACAATAAAACCATCTTTATTTGGGAAATACAGCCATCCTTTTCCGAAGCGTTTATTTAT GAGTCTCTGTGGAGTGTGTATTCTGCATTTGGGGCACTCTACCTGCTGAAGGTGTGTCCCAATGCCCCAGTGGCCGCCCCGGGATTTTATGCACTGGTCAAGTTTTACTCTGCTGCCCAGGCGTCCAAGGCTCAAAGAGCCACAGATAAACAATGTCTGTTCCAGGAAGTTCCTCTCAAA GTTAGACTaagcacaaagcagaacccagcGTTCCTCTCTGCGTCTCAGTCCCTCAGCCATGCTAAGTGCCAAGACCTGGCTAATCATTACCTGGGCTACAATGGCTGGTCTactcacatcatcact GTGAAGGACATGTCAAAGTGTGCAGATATCGGTTGGAGCTTGGATCCAGGCAGCCAGGGAGAGCTGCTGAAATACGGCTGTATGGTGGAGCTGACTCTCCCTCAGCATGGAGTCACGTGCCGTGGGGTTGGTGTTGCTGAGGAAGTGGTTGATCGGGAGAAAA GTCCAGAGGAAAAGCTGTGGATAAGAGGGAAGCTTATGAAATGGGCCAAAGATAAAGCAGTAGTTTCAGCATTTGAGAAAGTGTTACTGATTATTCTTG GTTAA